Proteins from a single region of Pseudomonas sp. 10S4:
- a CDS encoding helix-turn-helix domain-containing protein — MNEIDGSNSSVYEALGYPDADEMRAKAEYVMKIGMLLETGHLSQAEVAQKLRLSQEELSEMLRGQFRDLTVAKISEYLNRLNDDSR, encoded by the coding sequence ATGAATGAAATCGATGGAAGCAACAGCAGCGTTTATGAAGCGCTCGGTTATCCCGATGCTGACGAGATGCGTGCCAAGGCTGAATACGTCATGAAGATAGGCATGCTTCTCGAAACCGGGCATCTGAGTCAGGCCGAGGTTGCGCAAAAGCTCAGGCTGTCTCAGGAGGAACTGAGTGAAATGCTTCGCGGACAATTTCGCGATTTGACCGTCGCAAAGATCTCGGAATACCTGAACCGACTAAACGATGACAGCAGGTAG
- a CDS encoding DUF1003 domain-containing protein has product MNSTKSDTKPTAAPVDHLRFHRPHAHLAPTFGTDTFALRAEAFARFFGTPTFLGAQTLIVAIWIGVNLAGVTHFDVYPFILLNLAFSLQAAYAAPLILLAQTRQAARDKAQSEADAQHREALAVANSERQAQAAQNTTQLMELLEQNTRLTELTKSLTERIENLTSEMHQHFVHKGDPKA; this is encoded by the coding sequence ATGAATTCAACCAAGTCCGACACCAAACCCACCGCCGCCCCTGTCGACCACCTGCGCTTCCACCGCCCTCACGCTCACCTCGCCCCGACCTTTGGCACTGACACATTCGCCCTGCGCGCCGAGGCGTTTGCGCGGTTCTTCGGCACGCCGACGTTTCTCGGTGCACAAACCCTGATCGTGGCCATCTGGATCGGCGTCAACCTGGCGGGCGTGACTCACTTTGACGTCTACCCGTTTATCCTGCTCAACCTGGCGTTCAGCCTGCAAGCGGCCTACGCCGCGCCGCTGATTCTGCTGGCTCAGACCCGTCAAGCTGCGCGTGATAAAGCCCAGTCCGAGGCCGACGCGCAACACCGCGAAGCCCTGGCGGTTGCTAACAGCGAGCGCCAGGCTCAGGCCGCACAGAACACGACGCAATTGATGGAGTTGCTGGAGCAGAACACCCGCCTCACCGAGTTGACCAAGAGCCTGACCGAGCGCATCGAAAACCTGACCTCGGAAATGCATCAGCATTTTGTCCACAAGGGCGATCCGAAGGCCTGA
- a CDS encoding TetR/AcrR family transcriptional regulator: protein MTAPQRLTDRKREAIILAAITEFRANGFEITSMDKIAATAGVSKRTVYNHFPSKEELFAEILSQLWARVTAEQEASYHPDLPLRDQLRQILLAKVQMMGDNNFLDLARVAIAATIHSPERAQNMITRMGEREEGLTLWIRAAQADGRLKPVAPEFAAQQVQGLLKSFAFWPQISMGQTGLSPDVQTTVVESAMDMFLACYQL from the coding sequence ATGACAGCTCCACAGCGCCTGACCGACCGAAAACGCGAAGCCATCATCCTGGCGGCGATTACCGAATTCCGTGCCAACGGTTTTGAAATCACCAGCATGGACAAGATTGCTGCCACCGCCGGCGTGTCGAAGCGCACGGTGTACAACCACTTCCCGAGCAAGGAAGAGTTGTTCGCCGAAATCCTTAGTCAATTATGGGCTCGGGTGACGGCCGAACAGGAAGCGTCCTACCACCCTGATCTGCCGCTGCGCGACCAACTTCGGCAGATCTTGTTGGCGAAAGTGCAGATGATGGGCGACAACAACTTTCTCGACCTGGCACGAGTCGCCATCGCGGCCACCATCCACTCCCCCGAGCGCGCCCAGAACATGATCACTCGCATGGGTGAACGCGAAGAAGGCCTGACCCTGTGGATTCGCGCTGCCCAGGCCGATGGCCGACTGAAGCCGGTCGCACCGGAGTTTGCCGCGCAACAGGTCCAGGGGCTGCTCAAGTCCTTTGCATTCTGGCCGCAGATTTCCATGGGCCAGACAGGCCTTTCGCCCGATGTACAAACCACAGTGGTCGAGTCGGCCATGGACATGTTCCTGGCCTGCTATCAGCTCTAG
- a CDS encoding DUF2025 family protein — translation MRITSQLICQAADQLKGFVGLNRKTGQYIVRFSEDSFGMDVADDGIIPTSEFVWAPGPEQAMTLKRELIQLLLDQNIDERINISEPLRVYMNRREVPEISAVRSLVQG, via the coding sequence ATGCGCATCACTTCCCAGCTCATCTGCCAGGCCGCCGACCAGCTCAAAGGCTTCGTTGGCCTCAATCGCAAAACCGGTCAATACATCGTGCGTTTCAGCGAAGACTCCTTCGGCATGGACGTGGCGGACGACGGCATCATTCCCACCAGCGAGTTCGTCTGGGCGCCCGGCCCGGAGCAGGCCATGACCCTCAAGCGTGAGTTGATTCAGTTGTTGCTGGATCAAAATATTGATGAGCGGATCAACATTAGCGAACCGTTGCGGGTTTATATGAATCGGCGGGAAGTGCCGGAGATTTCGGCGGTGCGGAGTTTGGTTCAGGGGTGA
- a CDS encoding MBL fold metallo-hydrolase: MAISTSPADNASTPEASHQVEGHFRNHVPVEREGFRKTLRIIWNMIFHKPRNTRPSAAVPVQALTRAALIAAPNHSVYRLGHSTVLLKLRDKFWITDPVFAERASPVQWAGPKRFHQPPISLEELPPIEAVILSHDHYDHLDYQAVLKLADKTKYFLTPLGVGDTLIKWGIDASKIRQLDWWQGTEVDGIQFIATPSQHFSGRGLFDGNSTLWASWVMIEGHTRIFFSGDTGYFDGFKHIGEQYGPFDLTLMETGAYNVEWPHVHMQPEQTLQAHIDLKGRWLLPIHNGTFDLSMHAWYEPFDRILALAWERNVSISTPQMGEAFNVMYPQRGNPWWLGLENVGDQVKVQNA, from the coding sequence ATGGCCATTTCAACTTCCCCTGCGGATAACGCCTCTACGCCTGAAGCATCCCATCAGGTAGAAGGGCACTTCCGAAACCACGTCCCTGTAGAGCGCGAAGGCTTTCGCAAAACCCTGCGCATCATATGGAACATGATCTTCCACAAACCACGCAACACCCGCCCGAGCGCTGCCGTCCCGGTGCAAGCGCTGACTCGGGCGGCACTGATTGCCGCACCCAATCACAGTGTTTATCGCCTCGGCCACTCCACCGTACTGCTCAAACTGCGGGACAAATTCTGGATCACTGACCCGGTCTTCGCCGAGCGTGCGTCACCGGTGCAATGGGCCGGCCCCAAGCGTTTCCACCAACCGCCCATCAGCCTGGAAGAATTGCCACCGATTGAAGCGGTGATCCTGTCCCACGATCACTACGACCACCTCGACTACCAGGCCGTGCTCAAACTGGCGGACAAGACCAAGTACTTCCTGACCCCGCTGGGCGTCGGCGACACCCTGATCAAGTGGGGCATCGACGCCAGCAAAATCCGTCAACTGGACTGGTGGCAGGGTACTGAAGTCGACGGCATTCAATTTATCGCCACACCGTCGCAGCACTTTTCCGGTCGCGGCCTGTTCGACGGCAACAGCACACTGTGGGCCTCGTGGGTGATGATCGAAGGCCACACACGAATCTTCTTTAGCGGTGACACTGGTTACTTCGACGGCTTTAAACACATCGGCGAACAGTACGGCCCGTTCGACCTGACCCTGATGGAAACCGGCGCCTACAACGTTGAATGGCCGCACGTTCACATGCAGCCCGAGCAAACCCTGCAAGCCCACATTGACCTCAAAGGACGCTGGCTGCTGCCGATTCACAACGGCACCTTCGACCTCTCGATGCACGCCTGGTACGAACCCTTTGATCGCATCCTGGCATTGGCCTGGGAGCGGAATGTGTCGATCAGTACGCCGCAGATGGGCGAGGCGTTCAACGTGATGTATCCGCAGCGTGGCAACCCCTGGTGGCTGGGGTTGGAAAACGTTGGGGATCAGGTGAAGGTGCAAAACGCTTGA
- a CDS encoding diguanylate cyclase — protein MENHRGKGLSFARRIYMPRIIGLGIGSISVGAALYPLNLPGWVWAFLLFNGTLWPHLAYQLSTRAAFPYRAERRNLLYDSLFGGFWTATFQFNPLIAVTILSMMTMNNVAAGGLKLFLLGALAQVTGVMISWLLFGVAFTPSATQLQLWACLPMLTLYPLAVGMVCYRLAIKLSEHKRALSALSRTDSLTGLLNHGAWKDLLHIKFQQCRQNQVASVMALIDIDHFKRINDTYGHIIGDSVLRQLSIELRRNLREGDLAGRYGGDEFCVILPAMSLQQAWEVMERLREVLNDYRHPQVPELRIQLSIGLATYQTAFTDAIAWLNDADKALYIAKNTGRNKISVTSPPPSGGSTTRLSA, from the coding sequence ATGGAAAACCATCGCGGCAAGGGCTTGTCATTTGCCAGACGTATTTACATGCCGCGGATCATCGGCCTGGGCATCGGCAGTATCAGTGTGGGTGCAGCGCTTTATCCGTTGAACCTGCCAGGTTGGGTCTGGGCATTTTTGTTGTTCAACGGGACACTCTGGCCCCACCTCGCCTATCAACTGTCGACCCGCGCGGCTTTTCCCTATCGGGCCGAGCGCCGCAACCTGCTGTACGACTCGCTGTTCGGCGGGTTCTGGACAGCCACGTTCCAATTCAATCCGCTCATCGCTGTCACCATCCTTTCGATGATGACGATGAACAACGTCGCGGCGGGCGGCCTGAAACTGTTTCTGCTCGGTGCTCTGGCCCAGGTGACTGGCGTGATGATTTCGTGGCTGTTGTTCGGCGTGGCGTTTACCCCGTCGGCCACGCAACTCCAGCTGTGGGCCTGCTTGCCGATGCTCACCCTCTATCCGCTGGCAGTGGGCATGGTCTGCTATCGACTGGCGATCAAACTCTCCGAACACAAACGCGCCCTGAGCGCCCTGAGCCGCACCGACAGTTTGACCGGCCTGCTCAACCATGGCGCCTGGAAGGACCTGCTGCACATCAAGTTCCAGCAATGTCGCCAGAACCAGGTGGCGTCGGTGATGGCCCTGATCGACATCGACCACTTCAAGCGCATCAACGACACCTACGGGCACATCATCGGTGATTCGGTGCTGCGTCAATTGAGTATTGAGCTGAGGCGTAACCTGCGTGAAGGGGATCTGGCGGGACGTTATGGTGGCGACGAGTTTTGCGTGATCCTGCCCGCCATGTCGTTGCAGCAAGCCTGGGAAGTCATGGAGCGCTTGCGCGAGGTGCTCAATGACTATCGCCACCCGCAAGTTCCCGAACTGCGAATCCAGCTGAGCATTGGCCTGGCCACCTATCAAACGGCGTTCACCGACGCGATTGCGTGGCTCAACGACGCAGACAAAGCCCTCTACATCGCGAAAAATACCGGGCGCAACAAGATCAGTGTCACCTCGCCCCCTCCAAGCGGCGGCTCAACAACACGCCTCTCAGCCTAA
- a CDS encoding antibiotic biosynthesis monooxygenase family protein → MIANTPPPHYYAVIFTSLRTDGDQGYAEAAERMVELAREQQGFLGIESARGEDGLGITVSYWASEAAILAWKHHPEHSAIRERGRSTWYAACHTRVCRVERAYEFKL, encoded by the coding sequence ATGATCGCCAATACCCCGCCACCTCACTACTACGCCGTGATCTTTACCTCCCTGCGCACCGACGGTGATCAGGGTTACGCCGAGGCGGCCGAACGCATGGTCGAACTGGCTCGCGAGCAACAGGGCTTCCTCGGTATTGAGTCAGCCCGGGGCGAGGACGGGCTGGGAATTACCGTGTCGTACTGGGCCAGTGAGGCGGCGATTCTGGCTTGGAAGCATCACCCGGAGCACAGTGCGATTCGTGAGCGTGGGCGGTCGACCTGGTATGCGGCGTGTCATACGCGGGTGTGTCGGGTTGAGCGGGCTTATGAGTTCAAACTTTAA
- a CDS encoding CTP synthase — translation MDAVSPATEIRIALIGDYDPQVTAHQAIPVALGMAAEHSGLDVQFQWLATDHIHADTPLDTFDGFWCVPASPYRDMNGALRAIRFAREQQRPFLGTCGGFQHAVLEYARNVLGWADAEHGETSPDAARALLTPLTCSLVEAVDSIRLVEGSLIAKAYEKSEIHEGYRCRYGVNPEFEQALLNHQLTAVGHDSIGDLRAVELQGHPFFVATLFQPERAALKGTLPPLVRALIEACARQKP, via the coding sequence ATGGATGCTGTTTCTCCTGCGACTGAAATTCGCATCGCCCTGATCGGCGACTACGACCCGCAAGTCACCGCCCATCAAGCCATCCCCGTCGCCCTCGGCATGGCCGCCGAACATTCAGGCCTGGACGTGCAATTCCAATGGCTCGCCACTGACCACATTCACGCCGATACACCACTCGATACGTTCGACGGTTTCTGGTGTGTGCCCGCCAGCCCCTATCGCGATATGAACGGCGCGCTACGGGCAATCCGTTTTGCCCGCGAACAACAGCGACCATTCCTCGGGACCTGCGGCGGTTTTCAACATGCGGTGCTGGAATACGCCCGCAATGTGCTGGGCTGGGCAGATGCCGAGCACGGTGAGACCTCCCCCGACGCCGCACGGGCATTGCTCACGCCGCTGACGTGTTCGCTGGTAGAAGCGGTCGACAGCATCCGTCTGGTTGAAGGCTCGTTGATCGCCAAGGCGTATGAAAAGTCCGAGATTCACGAAGGCTATCGCTGCCGCTACGGTGTGAATCCGGAGTTCGAACAGGCGTTGCTGAACCATCAACTGACAGCCGTCGGTCATGATTCGATAGGGGATTTACGGGCGGTGGAATTACAAGGTCATCCGTTCTTCGTCGCCACCTTGTTCCAGCCGGAACGAGCCGCGCTCAAGGGGACTTTGCCGCCTCTGGTTCGAGCATTGATCGAGGCCTGTGCGAGGCAAAAGCCATGA
- a CDS encoding LysR family transcriptional regulator yields the protein MFVSGTHYRLAFTHSILALTQLINAPTHYRLDYPDLALILALVRGGSLARASQLLKVDVSTVFRAVRRLEAALGQQLFEKSRAGYLPTTLAQTLAEQAERAEQALDAARIGVEQGGEVISGTVRLTCTDSVLQGLLLPALAQFMPSYPALTIELSTSNDFANLSRRDADIALRLTRTPPEHLVGRCLAQVSYRLCGSAAYLKTVDPTDLASLTWIAPDDFLPDHPTIAWRRQQLPGVVPGYRCNSMLSVTELVRAGLGVAALPDFLIGDSLQPLTEPLPGCDTALWLLTRPDCRALRSVVTLFDELGRALRLP from the coding sequence TTGTTCGTTTCTGGCACCCACTATAGATTGGCGTTCACGCACTCAATATTGGCGTTAACCCAATTGATCAATGCACCGACGCACTATCGGCTCGACTACCCGGACCTGGCGCTGATCCTGGCTTTGGTACGCGGCGGTTCTCTGGCCCGGGCTTCACAGCTATTGAAAGTCGACGTCTCGACGGTGTTCCGCGCCGTGCGCCGACTGGAGGCCGCGCTGGGTCAGCAATTATTCGAAAAAAGCCGTGCCGGTTACCTGCCGACCACCTTGGCGCAGACCCTGGCGGAACAGGCTGAGCGCGCCGAACAGGCGCTGGACGCGGCACGCATCGGCGTCGAGCAGGGCGGTGAAGTCATCAGTGGTACCGTACGCCTGACCTGCACCGATTCAGTCCTGCAAGGTTTGTTGCTGCCGGCGCTGGCGCAGTTCATGCCGTCCTACCCGGCGCTGACCATCGAACTCAGTACCTCCAACGACTTCGCCAACCTCAGCCGCCGGGATGCCGACATCGCCCTGCGCCTGACCCGCACACCGCCCGAGCATTTGGTCGGTCGGTGCCTGGCGCAAGTGTCGTATCGGCTCTGTGGCAGTGCGGCCTACCTGAAAACCGTTGATCCCACCGATCTGGCTTCACTGACCTGGATCGCCCCGGACGACTTCCTGCCCGATCATCCGACCATTGCCTGGCGTCGTCAGCAATTGCCCGGCGTGGTGCCGGGCTATCGATGCAACAGCATGTTGTCGGTGACGGAGTTGGTGCGAGCGGGGCTCGGCGTCGCGGCGTTGCCGGACTTTCTAATAGGTGACAGCTTGCAGCCGTTGACCGAACCGTTGCCCGGTTGCGACACGGCGCTGTGGTTGCTGACCCGCCCGGACTGCCGCGCGCTGCGCTCGGTAGTGACGTTGTTTGACGAATTGGGGCGGGCGCTGCGACTACCTTGA